From the Lathyrus oleraceus cultivar Zhongwan6 chromosome 3, CAAS_Psat_ZW6_1.0, whole genome shotgun sequence genome, the window AACCATGTTAtcttctattttattttctttcctTAAGGTGAGTTTGAGTTTATTGATCTCTTGTACTTTTGTTGTTACAATGTGAAGAAAATTTTGAGTGTAAtataaatgattttttttatatataattgAAATATGTAATATAGAAGTGAAGCCATTTGTTTATTGTTTTCATATGAGTACTATTTAGTCAATTTTAGGTTTTAATCATCCTATTGGAATTTGAATcaataaaaaaaaacttaaaagaCACAACATGTTCAAACTATAAAATGGCATAAAACATATGGACATGCTTTAGGAATTAAGCAATTCATTATAGATTCGAAAAAACATATCATACCGATTTAAGTGTGAGGGACTAAAATGGACTAAAATGAATGAAATGTTGGGTATATATGAGAGGTGATCTATACCCATTGTCTTAAGATTTTGGATGATGTGGTTTCAGTCTTTTAGATCTTGAATGTTTATCGTATTCGTGTTAATACTTTTGGTGCTCCATAAACTCTCCAACAAGTAGTATCAGAGAATAGGTTTAGCGTGCTCCATAAACTCTCCAACAACTAGTATCATAGAATAGATTTAACTCGGTGAGTGAGCGGGAGTGAAATTTAGTCCGAGAGCATCCTAACATTTAGTCCGGAAGTGGGAGTGGAATCCTAGATCATGGAGGTCTCTTTTTTGGTAAAAAGACAAAAGAGCTCCATTTTGATCCGATCCTATTTAAACCTGTTTAAAGTCGCACCCTGCAAGTGGGCTGGTGGACAGGCGCACATAAATTAATGAGTAACTCAAATTTTCATGGTATTAATTAACTGTGAAGCAATTCAATTGACTTGTAAATATGTAAACAAATAGTGTAATGGTTGGCTGGAATTTAAAGTCATCTTACATAGTAACAACCATCACATAAAACTAAATGGGTCTACATCAAAATGTGCCTCTTTAACTAACACCTATCCCCATCACTTTTACACAAAGCAAAAATTTATGTAAAGTACAACAAAGTCTTGTTTTGCAAGCAACTTGGGGATGGCCTATGTATTTACCTCAACAACCGTTAGCAAGTGATTAGTCAACATTATAGCTGTGGTCCCTTGAGGAAATCAAGGCTATAGCTTTCCCTAAGAAAAATTTAAGGATTGAGACTATTTTTGAATCAAAAATGAAATTCATAACCACCGCCGCCGCCGGGAAATCCCCCACCAGGGAAGCCGCCATCAAAAGTAAAGTGAAATTGCTGTCCACCACCGCCGAAGGGATTGAAACCTCCACCGCCACCGCCTCCCATTCCTGATTCTTCAAGGTCCTCCCCTCGGTCGTATCTCGTGCGCTTGTCTTCATCACTTAGAACCTAAAACACAAAGTAACAATCAGTTATTCAACACAAGCATGTTCCTTGATTAAAGACTGAAGATGAAAAAGCAAATAGGTATTTTGTTTGTGACTAAGACCTCGTATGCAGCAGCGATCTCTCGGAATTTAGCCTCTGCTTCTTCTCTATTGTCGACATTCTTATCTGGGTGCCATTGTAAGGCAAGTTTCTTGTATGCGCGTTTTATGTCAGCAGCAGAAGCATGTTTTGAAATTGCCAAAATTTTGTAGTAATCCTTGCGTTTGCTTATTTTTAAAGCTTTTTCAGCCTTCATTAATACTTCACGGATATTCATATCCTGCAGTTAGAGACAACTACTAGTTAAACATAACAGAATTCTTAAGGTTATAATGTTAGTTAATCATATGATATGTGTTCAAAAAACTGTAAAAAATCTTATATTGCAAGCTAAAAACTTTACAGTCACAATGTTAATCAGCCCTAATTTTCTAATATAATGATCAAATTTAAACTCTTAAAGAATAACCATTAGGAACGTGAAACATGGAGAAAAAACCATTAGTCAAAAAGCTCGTAAGGGCAAGGTATTTTTCAATTCTTTGAATTACTTCAACTACAATCAATTCCAGGCATACACGAGAAATAAGTAACAGGGTTTGAGCCAAAAGCACAACCATCGCGCTTAAAAAGTTAAATTAATTTCAACATATTAATCAATCAACTCAGAGGCCAAGGGACTTCAATTCATAACTAAGGTAGTTGAGGAGAGTAGGAAGCAATctgtgtgtgtgagtgtgtgtgtgtgagttcTTCTTTTAGATATATGAATATTGAATGGATACTTATGAGCTTGGCTTAGGTTAATCTATTTCAAGTCTTCTCTCTTCTTCAAAGTCTTCTGAATTTAAGGAACTCAAAATGGAACATGGAATATTTGTTCCTCACATAACTCTTCCAATATGATAATTTAATCAGTGATACAAAACATTCAAACATGCAATATGAGTTCAAAATATATTTACCTGAGGAGATTTTTGAGCGGCTGATTTCAGATCTTCCACAGCTCCCTCCCAGTCTTCCGTCAAGAGTTTAGCTTCCCCCCTCTGACAAAAAATATCAAGATAAGTAATTATGTGTCGTCCAACTTACTCAAACAAGACTTCGATAAATGAAGATAAAATTTTCTAGGAGACCATGGCCCAAAAAATACTTGtaaaagacaaaacaaacacgAGGGTGTTTAAAATTACAATGTACCTGAACAAGAGCGTCAATAAGCTCCTCATCGATATTAAGAGCTTCGTTACAACTGTTCAAGGCGTCTTTTCCTCTGCCAAGCCTGACTAGCACTTTACATAAGCCAAGGTAAAGATTTACATTATGTGCACGATGGTCAGGGTCAACAGCAAGTGCACTCTTGAATTCCTCTACTGCCACCCGTAGCTTCCCCTTACTCGCATTATCTTCAGCCTTTATGAGGAAGTAGAAAAATGATTCATCAACACCCAAAAGAAAGAAGGATGAAAAACTTGAGAGATGGAATGCAAAaagaaatttcaaaaatatatCAGGGCTTACACTTTTACTCTTTTTGAGTAGATTTTTCAACCCAAAGTATGCTTTTTTCAGTTCGCTATGCTCGGGATCTAGGCGAAGACCTTTCTGGTAATGCCTGAATATATATGGCCACATATAAGACAGAtagtatttaaaaaaaaatattgcAAGAATGCTACAAGAGATCAACATCATTTCCACAAGACAAACCTTGTGGCAACATCGTGATCAGCTAAATAGTAATATCCACGACCACGTAACAACAATGCCTCCAAATTGTTTTCATCTTCCTTGAGAAGAAAACCAGACATGGCAATGGCACCTTCATACTCTTTATCAGCTAATAACAACCTCGCCTTAAGAAGCTTAGCCTGAAGAAAACAATGCATATAAAGTTAGTTATCATTCTGGTTGCACAAATGACTTCACAGTCCAAACCCAAAACTTAGGCATTCACTTTCAGACTAGTGTAACTACTGAGAGAcagaaaaacaaaagaaatttatGGAGCTGGAAGAGCATAAATCGTTACCTTAGTGCATGCTGGAGAGAAAACAAGAACAACTTTCTCAATGTATTCCAAAGACTTTGTGAAGTTGCCTGACTCATAGAGGGACTGAGCGGTTTCTAGTGCACTTTGAGCCTGCAATAGCTGAGAGAGCTCCTTTTCTGCAACTGAATGCCCGGGTTTTAACTCCAGAAACTTTTTGTAGCTCCTTTCAGATTGCTCATATCTACATTAGCCAAAAAGCACCTGAATGATATAACTATCCAATCAGGAGTTTGAGTGACTTGGGACGATGGGGGAGGAGATGATAGATAGAAGTGGAGGAGGGGGTTGAGTGACACAACGGTTATTTTCAGAAACTAATATCTTAAAGTTTAGGGTTTACAGTATTTGCTAACATCAGGAACAATTGGGGGCAAAATGGTGCTTCTGTTTTTACATGTTATACTATATTTAACAGTATCTATCTCCTATCCTTATGAAACAAAATATGGAACCAAAATAACATGTGCTTTTTATATTATTAATCAAACTTCCAAAAGCTAAACCATCATTTGGGAATGAATATTAAGTTTAAAAAGCAAGGGGGTGGGGTAATATTTGTAAATGAGTCGCACCTGCATAACTCGCGAAGAACTGAAGCACGGGAAAGGTATGCTTCTGAAAGGTTTGGATCTGCTTCAATTGCAGAATTTAGATCATCGAGTGCCTCAGTATAATGTTTCCCTTTTATACTTTGAGATGCCTTCTCAAACAACTCAGCAGCATTTCCTGGATTGCCACAGGAACACATCAAAAAACAAAGCAAAGACTGTTATTTCACTGAACACTGAACCATTACCGAACTTCTAAAGGAGTAATAAAGTTAGGAGTAACATTTTCCAGTGGGTTTCTAGAGGACTAATAGCTTTAGGTGTAACATTTTTCAGTGGGATTGTgtccaacaacaacaacaagccTTATCCCACTAAATGGGGTCAAATAGCGGCACCATGGCCGCTATGGTGGATATTAATGGCGGTTTTTGGGCTCGCCGCACTGGTAAATATCGACCAATTTTTCTGCCATAATCTGCTATAACAGCGCCGCAAAGCGGCCAGCATGGCGGGATTTTGGCTCTCTGCTATCGACAACACTCTCTGCAAACACAAACTGAATAAAGTGTTATGAGGCAATTTTGCCAAGAGCTTGTAATAGGCGGTTTGACCAGATTCAACACCCATACAAATCAGCCTTATATATATAAGGAATGTTATATACCACACAAAGTGTAATTAACAAACTTGGACATGCAATTTgatacaacaacaacaaccaaactTAATCCCAGTACATGGATCAACGTCCGCCATAATGTTCTATCCAGGACCATACATCTATACAAATAGTTAATCTCGAGATCTTTCTTAATAACTTCTCTTATAGTTGGACATATAGTTGGACATGTAACTTGATGATGTATGAAAAATCAAAATTTCACCCTGCAGTGATACGATCACTATCTTAGTTTCACATTTCTTGTGATGGTCTTATAAAATACATATGGCAAGGGATTTAACTTACCCTTCCACCCTCTTTTCCATGAACTATAACCATATTATCTATCAACGAAAAACTGTATTTTGAATTATACAGTATTATGTGACACCACTTACCCTCTTCAATTGCTGAAAAATGATAAAGATACATCAAAGATAGACTAATGGAGAATGGTCAAGGATAAACCATGGCATGGCATAAAGCAGCAATCTTTCAGTTTCTCTCAAATCCCATATTCTGTTTTCAGGCTCCTAATTCTTTCAGCATATAAAATGCTCAATAAACACTAAACTAAAATGCAATAACCAAACACAGAAATTCACGCCACAAACAAAAATCCGAAAGAACGCAATCCACAAAACAAACTTCGATCAAGGCATTCAAGTTACGAAATTGAATGAGGGGAAAGTGAAAGGGAACATTGAATTACAATGGGTTGCAGAGAAACTACAAAAACAATCAAATAAATTGAAACAAATCAAAGGTATACCTGAAGCAGAAACAAAGGGTTGAAGAGTGATGAGTTGGCAAACCAAAACAAAATCGAGCACTAAAAATGTGTGGAACAATCCCTTGTAAGAAACCGGATTCATAATCAACAACGAGAAACCCATGAAATTAAGCATTGAGATCTTCCTCTAAGATTTCAAAATTTAGATTTTGGTGTTAACgcatttgaagaagaagaagacacTGTATTTTTCTTTAGATTAATTGATGTTTTTTTCTGTTATAAATGAAAATGAGAATTGAAAGATTTGAAACCAAAAAACGAAGCCTCGTAGCTTTCCACGTTAACATGTCATCACACGTAGTTTGCACCAATCGTTGCTTTACAAGTGGATTTTACCTAGGGATTAAACATGTATCTGTTTTTGGCGTCTAATGTTTTTTAATTTCCGATTTTGACCAACaatcttattttattttattttaaccCCTCAAATTTACTAAAAATACGCTTTTGGTCCTAGACAaattttaatccaattttttttTGTGTATAGGAAGTGGTATTTGGGTTTAAATTTAGGACATGATACTCGATTTAATAATATTGATATTTCTCATTTGAATTTTAAACACATCATGTAAGAAACATCATTAGAATATTAATTGAATAGTATCatctaattttttttttatatatagACGAAGTGTTATTTAGGTTTAAGGTCTGAACATGATATTCAAACTAATTATATCGGTATTTGTCACTtagttttaatcaaattttaCTTATGTGTTATAACACATCACATAAAGCACACTTAATACatcaaatattttttaattaaaaagtTAACTTTTAATATTAGATAAATCTAGGGTCGGCCTAAACGTCTAATTCAAAAATTAAATTAAGGTATTTTAGAAGAAGAAACTGGATTTGAGAAAAAATCGATCGTTGCTTTCATCCTACCAAAAAAATTATATTTTCTCTGCATTTATGCACCAACCTGCATTTAAAATTAAAGGGTTTTAGTGGTATTGCACAATATTGTATTCATCAATGAATACGGGTATTTTACAATGTTATTTATAATTTTAGGGAAAACTCATCAAATCTAGAGACACATTGACGAAAAATACTGATGAAACATAATCTAGTTCACAATAAAACCTATGCCTCCATCATATCAATTCGCCAAAACTTATACACTTCAAATATGAAAAGGTTGCCTCGTGGAAAAAGAAACCTGGAGAAGAACACACATGAagaaaatcaaataaataaaacTAAGATGATTCTAACACTACTACAAAGTCACCTCGGTTGGAAAAAGGGATTTTACATTAGAAAAAGGGGTTTCACATTTGGTGCCCACTTCTTATTTGGCCCAAGTACATTAGTCCCAGAAGATCTAAGGTTGTTACTTTTAGGTCTTTTCAATTTATCAAAATAAAAAGGTTTTAAATGTCGTATTCTTTTACAGTGTGTGCACTTATAAACCGAACACTACTTTTTCTTATGATTTATACATTTCATAGGTTTTCTATCCTTTTTAAATCCTAATTCATTCTTGTTTATGGAAAATCTTTGACTTGATAGTATTAAATCAAGTTTCTCTTTCCTTTGGATAAACTTTCCTAGGGTTTCACTTACTTCTTTTATAAGAGAGTCACGTCGTTTACGCTCTTCTCTCGGATTTCTAATCTTAGTTATGTCTATCTTGAATGAATCATTTATTTCTTTAAGATGTCTTAGTGATTCATTAAGACCTAGGATATGTTCTCTTAGCTTATCATTTTCTTTCACTAACTGAGTATTCATTCAAAATAGTTAAGTATAAGTTGGTTTGACACCTGGAATAGTATGTCTCGTAGGATGTCTTTAAGTATATTTCATATTCTTCATTGGAGGATGATTCTTCATATTTCTCCCTGAGGTTGATGTATCTCCTTCTCTTCTTCGTTCGAGTATTTAAGAAACTTCTTCTTATTCTTTGTCATTCCTTGAACAAGGGGGTCCTTCATTTGATGTTGAATCTTTCGAAGATCGTTCAACTACTGAGTATGTTTTTTTCTTAGGATTGCATTAGAGTTGTATGATAGGAGTATGTTGAGGATGATGATTCTTCGGTTTGTCTTCCTTCATATTTGAATAATTGAACCAGTTCGTTCATTTTTCTATAATATCCTTCTTTCTTGATTTTTCTTGAAATTCATGAAGGCTCAAATCTTTTGATTTAAGGATTGGATTAAACTTCCTAATTCTTAGATATATGTTAATGATACAATTTCTAACATAATTTTCAATATTACTAAGCTTTGAAAAACATCCATGATTCGTATCTTTATCTTCTTCGCCTTGTGTGTTCATCTTCTCTTATTCAATACTTGGAGAAACTCCATATATCTTTTCAAGAGTATCCCACATTTCCTTGACATTATTTCATTGATGAACATAGTAAATTTTCTATCATCTAGCAACATTGTTATAAAGCTCTTGGTTTTAAAATCTATTTCaaattttctcttttcctcttCGGTCCAAAGGGAATCGAGTTTATCTACTACTTCATCATATACTTGATGAGTAGGGGTAAGTAGACCATTGACTATTGTTTCCCACAATTCATGATTTATCCTTTATAAAAACATTATAAACATATCTTGCCAAATATCAAATCTACTATAATTGAAAAGTGGTGGTGTGTTTAGAAATATCTCTTGTCGGAAGTCATTTCCTTTTGAGATGATTAGTCCTTTAATAGGAGTTAGGCTCTGATGTCACTTGTTGGACATGTGACTTCACACATAAAAGGGGGGTGAATTATGTGGTCCAGAAAAACATGGTTTTGAAAAACCTTTTGGattaaaatcagaatttaaaaacATTTTGAAAGTATTTTAAGTATTAAGCAGCAAAATATAAATTGCAGAACATAAATTGCAGAAAATAAATATTTTAGAGAAAAAGAGGACACCACAAATTATAGATGTTTGGTCAAACAAGAAAAATACTTACTCCTCTCCCCAAGAATTaatcttgagagtatccaataaacATTGAGAGCTTTTAGTAGGTAATACTCACAAACCTCCTTATACAAGGAAAATGGTTGACTTCCAACCAAACAATAAGACTAGGAATTTAGCAGTTTGAGTCCTTTCTTCCAAACGGCAGATCGAAAGCGGTTAGTCTCCTTTCCATATAGTAGATTGGAGTGATTAGTCTTCTTTCCGTGAGAATCTTGGAGTGTCTAGTCTTCAAGCTTCTAAACAAACTTTGTAAGTTTCTATCACGGGTTAACCTCACAAACCTTAAACCTTAGTTTTACATGGGCTAACCAATAACCTTGAAGATTTTAATACCTGACTATTCTTGAACCTTATCCAAAAGAACTTTCTCACATAACCACTTTGGCTAAAATATTAGTGAGAGAAAGTAAAAGAAAattttagagagagagagagagtgagaagTGCCAAAACACGATTCCTGGTCGTTTAAAATGAGGGATGGGGCCTCTAATTATAGGCTAGAGGTTGGctcaaaacaaaaaaaaatgattttagTGCTTTTTAAGACAAATTAATCGATTAACACCTAATTCCAATCGATTAGATACTTCAAATATAATTGATTATAAGTTCAAAATAGGAAATATTAGATACATAAATGTTTCACATCATTATGATGATTTCCTAACCTTTTAGGACTCCATTTATAATTGAGCTAATCGATTAGGTTAATGTCCCAATTGATTAGCAAAGTCAAAAAAATTCTCAGAGCTATTCTGACAGCTTCCAACTCATCTAGTACTACTTCAAGACATTTTAGaaaatattttctttagaaagATCAGTTTGAAAAGATGTTTTTTTGCGTGTGTGATTAGCAATGTACTTTTATGATAACACTTTTATGCTTTACAAAGTACTCACTCAGACTAGTTAAGGTAAGGCTTTCTTGCACTTCAAGACTTAGTCATATACTTTATTTTGTAGATACTTGCTTGAGTTCACTTGAGATAAGGCTTGAGCTTACATTCTATTTTGTTTCCATCATTGAACAGTCAATTCCATCAAATTACAATACTTTGGTTTGCATCTTTATCCGCTTAATCACTTATGCTTGACTTCTCAGAAGACATTAGTTGTTACCATCAATTAGTTTTCATCATCATAAGTTGTTGTCCTTATTAAGACCATATCACCTTCAAAACAAGGTTCTAGAATGATTAgttaacaacaacaacaacaacattaacttaacaaatataaataaattatgATAAAGTTAATACTTGAATCCATGAATCACTAATGTCTCAGGAGACATTATCTAACATATGTTTTATAAAATAGTATCCACACGAATGGTTGTCTTGTTGTTTCCGTATCTACACATAATTTTTGTATAGTTACTAATACATATAAAGCTTAAGTAATACATTAGGTGTTTGCAAATATAAGAATGTCAAAAAGTACAAGTAATACTTACTTTTGGGAAAAGGAACCTTGGCTTTTTACCTTTTGTATTACGTTTCACAAAATTGTATCCCTTCATAGCTCTACATGCCGGTAAAAATTAAACATGTATAGAAAGCATTCATAACTAAAGGTAAAATTTAAGTATTAAAAATAAAACCACTCACCCGCTCAAAATGTCATGCATCATTTCATCAAGATTATAATGTAACGAGCATAACATAATTACAACATTTTGCTTCTGACATATAATAACTAGTTGCCAATGTGAACTGCATAAATATTCATAATAATTAATAATGtgtataaaattgatttataaaataaaacacaaaTCAATATATACTTACACATGGTAAAACGGTCCTATATAACATTCTTTGTTCTCATCAACCAACTTATTTTGTATGTACATCTTGATAGTGTTTACTCCCCTTTGTTGAAATTAAATATTGTATGGATCTAAGAAACAATAATTTCTTAATTATATTTCAACATATATCTCATGTATGGACCTAAAAGTTAATTCAAAAGTCAAATATTGATGTTAAAGTATGAGAACAATGAATATAAATTAAAATCATCATAAAATTATACTTACGATCACCAAAATTGTAGTACGGATATGTCGAACCAATCATCTCCCTTCAAAAAATTCCATAACACAACTCTTATGAAGTATATAAGTTTGTTTTGGTTCATGTTTTAATGTAAACTCGTAGATGTACGACATCTATTCTATCACCCTTGATAGTCTTTGCGTGTTATTTGGTTGAGGTAATATGGTGCCAATATTGTTTTATAGGGAAGAACAACTACCTTTCATGCTTactgtcgcatcctgcgaaaaatcaaccggcgagactcgaaaataaaacacacacagagccgccactgcgcgttatttattccaagatagggaaaggaaacgctcagagaaacctggaaaggaaatggtcttgcgaccaaagagaaagggtaagggagtcggttacgcaaggggaaggtattagcacccctcacgtccgtc encodes:
- the LOC127125824 gene encoding dnaJ protein P58IPK homolog; this encodes MLNFMGFSLLIMNPVSYKGLFHTFLVLDFVLVCQLITLQPFVSASGNAAELFEKASQSIKGKHYTEALDDLNSAIEADPNLSEAYLSRASVLRELCRYEQSERSYKKFLELKPGHSVAEKELSQLLQAQSALETAQSLYESGNFTKSLEYIEKVVLVFSPACTKAKLLKARLLLADKEYEGAIAMSGFLLKEDENNLEALLLRGRGYYYLADHDVATRHYQKGLRLDPEHSELKKAYFGLKNLLKKSKSAEDNASKGKLRVAVEEFKSALAVDPDHRAHNVNLYLGLCKVLVRLGRGKDALNSCNEALNIDEELIDALVQRGEAKLLTEDWEGAVEDLKSAAQKSPQDMNIREVLMKAEKALKISKRKDYYKILAISKHASAADIKRAYKKLALQWHPDKNVDNREEAEAKFREIAAAYEVLSDEDKRTRYDRGEDLEESGMGGGGGGGFNPFGGGGQQFHFTFDGGFPGGGFPGGGGGYEFHF